From a region of the Ovis aries strain OAR_USU_Benz2616 breed Rambouillet chromosome 2, ARS-UI_Ramb_v3.0, whole genome shotgun sequence genome:
- the XIRP2 gene encoding xin actin-binding repeat-containing protein 2 isoform X1, with the protein MARYQAAVSRGDCRSFSANMLEESEMCTVPGGLARVKKQFEKDKVASSSNTFTQYQYQHQNRSEQEVICSNQVDISSRSQEMERNEPEISEAHKIDVLGTEMVSHLEKHTEEINQASQLHQYVQETVIDTPEDEEVPKVSTKFLKEQFEKSVQEKVLYSDKELTPAKQIKIESESEETLKPSSIVGTSSTSYTSTSQRKETSATRYSDHRAASSTLAQINATPSEKTEEFPPPPPDMLQPPVDVTAFSQSPELPNLPRIPPVPKEVYSKQRNLYELNRLYKHIHPELRKNLEKDYISEVSEIVSRQMNVGSSVSADVQQARYVFENTNDSSQKGLNSEREHLEWDEILKGEVQSMRWIFENQPLDSINNGSPDEDNISKGIADQEIIAGGDVKYTTWMFETQPIDTLGDHSSGTEEHAERIPELARGDVHTARWMFETKPLDSMNKLHQSQEESTATAIKDITGGDVKTVRYMFETQHLDQLGQLHSVDELHLLQLRSELKEIKGNVKRSIKCFETQPLYVIRDGSGQMLEIKTVHREDVEKGDVRTARWMFETQPLDTINKDITEIKVVRGISMEENVKGGVSRAKWLFETQPLEKIKEETEEVIVEKETVIGTDVSKKCWMFETQPLDILKEVPDADHLKSEEIIGGDVQTTKQLFETLPIEALKDSPDVGKLQKITASEEEKGDVRHQKWIFETQPLEEIREDKKEYIRTVKLEEVDRGDVRNYTHIFESNNLIKFDASHKIEVEGVTRGAVELNKSLFETTPLYAIQDHLGKYHQVKTVQQEEILRGDVRSCRWLFETRPIDQFDESIHKYQIIRGISAQEIQTGNVKSAKWLFETQPLDSIKQFSNMEEVESKTEQVTDIVKGDVKTCRWLFETQPMESLYEKVSLMTGSKEIHKGDVKACTWLFETQPLDTIKDDSEATVKLQTVKQEEIHGGDVRTTCFLFETENLDSIQGEEGKEIKAIEMDIQAGDVASMRHKFESQSLDSISSGSEEVLRKIKTLKTEDIQKGNVLHCRWLFENQPIDMIKESQEGDELVKTVTDIQGGNVRKGCFIFETFSLDEIKEESDYISTKKTITEEVIKGDVKSYRMLFETQPLYAIQDREGFYHEVTTVKKEEVIHGDVRGTRWLFETKPLDSINESETVYVIKSVTQEDIQKGDVSSVRYKFETQPLDQIAKESCDIVPTVNCIQGGDVRTGKQFFESENLDKNTYVRTVSVNEIQKGNVKTSTWLFETHTLDELRGEGSEYENIKTVTQEDMQKGDVKQAVWLFENQTLDSIKEADESIAKITKEEIPPADVKTTTWLFETTPLHRFTEKRVEKVEIIGKSIKETLGELYSQKVIEAPGIIIEADEVGDVRMAKYKLMNQASPEIQKEEIIKVDLRNIMVNLLSKRDCKKREILVSEEEKGNVNLTKTQLLNRSAEFHAEKEEIVSGDVQQAIKNLFSEERSVKKGILIQEDERGDINMTIYCLLHENAADTIKREEIVGGDVKRTIHNLLSSISNSKVSERAKIDASERGNVQFFTTCIETGALDYLRQLQTGSNEILTGGKQEKEEEIIGGDVEGTKLLLKKRQSQVERTVNETDIIPGDVLNTVKVFLTEPQNTSCKLPKEEIIKGDVKSTLNSLSQAVSQKTVAKTEEILKGDMLTSLKSLKESSQKWKDSRQPDVIPGDIEKAIECLDKTAHTRTEILKKELILDDLEASLRSLKETQRAFKEVNKSAVKDDVHTVMAGSKEEQKRGIHQVAVQRDKKSILQPRPGPFEPAARWQEGGDILNQTVNKSCHGDLMEERTEVNLPKAPKGPIKIVIDREQNNDALEKNLRKLSNSHQVGIGIWTDNTTEQHLRDEHVSGQLTSTLSVREHRKTKEAETERGQKKEAVFLQSTDKTTGKQQTETSQLGNDHQQIEAFPVKCSKNPQNTKTSTDTQSSRPGLTQAPVYKMVGETREVSEDFQKQTLLKQEKQYSSKDRMKKNVTPQPGWQTLPVNQDMSDVTEAKVSQKSHNQLKATDKKQTDIHLKSQDFLMKTNTTKDLKMAMEMSFNPIKFNPENNAKENEFPLPPPSPPPPLPSNASSEIEFPLPPPPPLMMLPEKNVFPPSLSTEKIQAEFESFPGLPLPPPPEDEKFERECLSMFPPPPPPPPAPALKPAHLLSSSVQEKHNGTFIQYSQEEASSSQAKIITGKSGGRLPPPTLPKPKFPKQIEVDLENSLPDTECKMTPSMDQKRVIMATSSEHIETKQNISSKSLDKRKQRSMDSTRSFSQAVPESSPAKKKPIAPLIKSHSFPAGSGQQSPKPYMRKFKTPLMIAEEKYRQQREELENQRQGSSGYNIVRTESQNQNISELKKDVLLQNTKEEVPLTAMDSEVTVAQTNPVSQSLSQELGVCTDNQISTTPAVTFSAKRLQHVPATLEGKDTMKKEVLQNSKDMIQSKSACEIKHSQQECRTQQTQQKHLEHLHLPQSKPVSPSFKVKTIKVPILDHKLNETSHSYESHKKQSEVDIQTITKQQYQETERTEARTEGSSNKQSVTEKYYQLPAKEKRATIQLPTETTGKSHESNVKIVHEKQREFRESESGKPLGSEETIQGPPMIGPKKESLIVEAKQEHLNKSAQKVVEQKVAEAHLDSQTQNFQQTHIQSFESQVEHKKLPQPNNHLQEEKYLGVKGTQQKQVFSNTKESKQEITQNKSLFSSVKESQQDDGKRAINVLEFLRKREELQQILSRVKEFEAEPDKNGLKTFQMLLNIIPVWLLSEEKREYGVRIAMENNIEKIKEEITQIKTQAEDMLVSCENTIQTAMISSKAGKQRNKATSLNETLSKVSNANVSYNKNTQQKENTIVEKAEHHQVATHQETTAHHQVKTHQEIKLDDAKVPPPSLKTRPPSPTFITIESTARRTQTSPKDELSQSPKKDSFAEPSPKPSQPTRILRASISPSPPKSRSEQLVKLKDTTAKLSRGIIPCSSITPVPIVEKRSEIITSPATLRRQIKIEARGRDSPPTITIPITVNHADSGSFKESMEAQEEVRKVEKRSTYIHKDGVNSAKDIVPDTESFDAVEIIRKVEGPRLAEHAQRYEAANRTVEMAENFVSDHENDINRWFRGFEDGLSFDTQSNRRVYVNGEANRNIKQESHSFKEEFGLTSSESTSFTGFSHSRPRERQEMMPVKLPSIRSETRSLSEHFSGLDAFESQVVGSKTTVSSSHGSEAGRSRFDFKHAPPTYEDVIAGHILDVSDSPKELRRNFHQTWQESERVIKNLGYTTSDASATEMETTFQEESAFIRETATPRQGNMYTLSKDSLSNGVPSSRQAEFS; encoded by the exons gAGGTAATCTGTAGCAACCAGGTCGACATTTCAAGTCGCAGccaggaaatggaaagaaatgaaccAGAAATTTCTGAAGCACACAAAATTGATGTTCTTGGAACAGAAATG GTCTCTCATCTTGAAAAGCACACTGAGGAAATAAATCAAGCTTCTCAGCTCCATCAATATGTTCAAGAAACAG tcATAGATACACCTGAAGATGAAGAGGTTCCAAAGGTTTCaactaagtttttaaaagaacaatttgAAAAGTCTGTCCAGGAGAAGGTCCTTTATTCTGACAAAGAATTGACCCCAGCCAAGCAGATTAAG ATTGAAAGTGAATCTGAAGAGACTTTAAAGCCATCATCAATTGTGGGTACCTCTTCTACTTCTTACACTTCAACCAGCCAGAGGAAGGAAACATCAGCCACCAGATACAGTGACCACAGGGCTGCTTCCTCAACTCTGGCACAAATTAATGCCACTCCTTCGGAAAAGACAGAAGAatttcctcctcccccacctgACATGCTTCAACCTCCAGTCGATGTGACAGCATTTTCCCAGTCCCCTGAACTCCCCAACCTTCCTAGAATACCACCAGTCCCCAAAGAAGTATACTCCAAACAAAGAAATTTGTATGAATTAAACCGTTTATATAAACACATCCATCCTGAGTTAAGGAAAAACTTAGAAAAAGATTATATCAGTGAGGTTTCTGAGATTGTTTCTCGTCAAATGAATGTGGGGAGCTCAGTTTCAGCAGATGTGCAACAAGCCCGGTATGTTTTTGAAAATACGAATGACAGTTCTCAAAAAGGTCTGAACTCAGAAAGAGAACACTTGGAGTGGGATGAAATTCTGAAGGGGGAGGTGCAGTCCATGAGATGGATCTTCGAGAATCAGCCATTAGATTCCATCAACAATGGCTCTCCAGATGAAGACAACATCTCCAAGGGCATTGCTGATCAAGAAATCATCGCTGGTGGTGACGTGAAATATACCACATGGATGTTTGAAACCCAACCCATCGATACTCTGGGGGATCATTCTTCTGGCACTGAGGAACATGCTGAGAGAATTCCTGAGCTAGCCAGAGGAGATGTCCACACAGCTCGGTGGATGTTTGAAACAAAGCCATTAGACTCGATGAATAAATTGCATCAGAGTCAAGAAGAATCAACAGCAACTGCCATAAAGGACATAACTGGGGGAGATGTCAAGACTGTGAGATACATGTTTGAAACTCAACATCTGGATCAACTTGGACAACTTCACTCAGTAGATGAGCTGCACCTACTGCAACTCAGATCTGAGCTCAAAGAAATTAAGGGGAATGTTAAGAGAAGTATAAAATGTTTTGAAACGCAACCATTATATGTTATTAGAGATGGCTCAGGTCAAATGCTAGAAATTAAAACTGTTCACAGAGAAGATGTTGAAAAGGGTGATGTGAGAACAGCACGTTGGATGTTTGAAACACAGCCCCTAGATACAATTAACAAAGATATAACAGAAATTAAAGTCGTCAGAGGAATATCCATGGAAGAAAATGTCAAAGGTGGGGTGAGTAGGGCCAAGTGGTTGTTTGAAACTCAACCTTTGGAGAAAATCAAAGAAGAGACAGAAGAGGTCATCGTTGAAAAGGAAACAGTAATAGGTACAGATGTCTCTAAAAAGTGTTGGATGTTTGAAACACAGCCATTAGATATTCTGAAAGAAGTTCCTGATGCAGACCATCTAAAGTCTGAAGAGATAATAGGGGGTGATGTGCAAACTACTAAGCAACTATTTGAAACACTTCCAATAGAGGCTTTAAAAGATAGCCCTGATGTAGGAAAACTTCAAAAAATTACTGCTTctgaagaagaaaagggggaTGTCAGGCACCAAAAATGGATTTTCGAAACCCAACCTCTGGAAGAGATTAGAGAAGATAAAAAAGAGTACATACGAACAGTGAAACTTGAAGAAGTTGACAGAGGAGATGTAAGGAATTATACACATATCTTTGAGTCAAACAACTTGATTAAATTTGATGCATCACATAAAATAGAGGTGGAAGGAGTCACAAGAGGTGCTGTAGAGCTAAATAAATCACTCTTTGAAACAACACCATTATATGCCATTCAAGATCACCTTGGAAAATACCATCAAGTAAAGACAGTCCAGCAAGAAGAAATCCTAAGAGGTGATGTAAGAAGCTGTAGGTGGCTTTTTGAAACAAGGCCCATTGATCAGTTTGATGAAAGCATTCATAAATATCAGATAATTAGAGGAATATCTGCTCAAGAAATACAGACTGGGAATGTAAAATCTGCTAAGTGGCTATTTGAAACCCAACCACTTGATTCGATTAAACAATTCAGCAATATGGAAGAAGTAGAAAGTAAAACTGAACAAGTCACTGATATTGTTAAAGGGGATGTCAAAACCTGTAGATGGCTTTTTGAAACCCAGCCAATGGAATCTCTTTATGAAAAAGTTTCACTAATGACTGGCAGTAAAGAAATTCATAAGGGAGATGTGAAGGCCTGTACATGGCTCTTTGAAACTCAGCCACTTGATACGATAAAAGATGACTCTGAAGCAACAGTCAAACTGCAAACTGTGAAACAAGAGGAAATCCATGGTGGGGATGTTCGTACAACATGCTTCCTTTTTGAGACAGAAAATCTGGACAGCATAcaaggagaagaaggaaaggagatcAAAGCCATAGAAATGGATATCCAAGCTGGGGATGTCGCCAGCATGCGGCATAAATTTGAAAGTCAGTCCTTAGATTCTATAAGTTCTGGTTCAGAGGAGGTTTTGAGAAAGATCAAAACCCTAAAGACGGAAGATATTCAGAAAGGCAATGTTTTACATTGTAGGTGGCTCTTTGAAAACCAACCAATTGATATGATAAAAGAAAGTCAAGAAGGTGATGAATTAGTTAAGACAGTGACAGACATACAAGGTGGAAATGTAAGAAAGGGGTGCTTTATCTTTGAGACTTTTTCTTTAGATGAGATTAAAGAAGAATCGGACTATATTAGCACCAAGAAAACAATTACTGAAGAAGTAATAAAGGGTGACGTAAAAAGCTATAGAATGCTCTTTGAAACCCAGCCACTCTATGCAATTCAAGATCGAGAAGGGTTTTATCATGAAGTCACTACAGTTAAAAAGGAAGAGGTAATTCACGGAGATGTACGGGGGACAAGGTGGCTTTTTGAAACAAAACCATTAGACTCAATTAATGAATCTGAGACTGTGTATGTGATTAAATCTGTCACACAAGAAGACATTCAGAAGGGAGATGTTAGTTCTGTTAGATACAAATTTGAAACCCAGCCACTGGATCAGATTGCAAAAGAATCATGTGATATTGTGCCCACTGTGAACTGTATTCAAGGTGGGGATGTAAGGACAGGTAAACAATTCTTTGAGTCTGAAAATTTGGATAAGAATACTTATGTAAGAACAGTAAGTGTCAATGAAATACAGAAGGGCAACGTTAAAACATCCACGTGGCTATTTGAGACCCATACTCTAGATGAACTGAGAGGAGAAGGGTCAGAATATGAAAATATCAAAACAGTCACCCAGGAAGATATGCAGAAAGGTGATGTGAAGCAGGCAGTATGGCTCTTTGAAAATCAAACTTTGGATTCTATTAAGGAAGCAGATGAAAGCATCGCAAAAATCACCAAGGAAGAAATCCCTCCTGCTGATGTCAAGACAACTACATGGCTCTTTGAAACCACACCCCTTCACAGATTTACTGAAAAGAGGGTAGAAAAGGTGGAAATTATTGGCAAGAGCATTAAAGAAACCTTAGGAGAATTGTACTCTCAAAAAGTTATCGAGGCTCCTGGAATCATCATTGAAGCTGATGAGGTTGGAGATGTTCGAATGGCAAAATACAAGCTAATGAATCAAGCATCACCTGAGATACAGAAAGAAGAGATTATCAAGGTTGACCTCAGAAATATAATGGTGAACCTTCTTTCCAAAAGAGACTGTAAGAAAAGAGAGATCTTGGTCagtgaagaagagaaaggaaatgttaaTCTGACCAAAACTCAGTTATTAAACAGATCAGCAGAATTTCAtgctgaaaaagaagagatagtGAGTGGTGATGTCCAACAAGCAATAAAAAACCTGTTCTCTGAGGAAAGATCTGTAAAGAAAGGTATTTTGATTCAGGAAGATGAGAGAGGCGATATTAACATGACTATCTATTGTCTTCTCCATGAAAATGCTGCTGACACAATTAAGCGTGAAGAAATAGTAGGGGGTGATGTAAAACGTACGATTCATAATTTGCTATCTTCCATATCAAACAGTAAAGTATCTGAAAGGGCTAAAATTGATGCCTCTGAGAGAGGAAATGTTCAGTTTTTTACAACATGCATAGAAACTGGAGCTTTGGATTATCTCAGACAACTCCAGACAGGCTCAAATGAAATACTAACAGGtgggaaacaagaaaaagaggaagaaataattgGTGGTGATGTAGAAGGCACAAAACTGTTATTAAAGAAAAGGCAATCTCAGGTTGAACGTACTGTTAATGAAACTGACATCATCCCAGGAGATGTGCTTAACACAGTTAAGGTTTTTCTGACAGAGCCTCAGAATACATCTTGTAAGTTACCCAAAGAAGAAATTATTAAAGGTGATGTGAAGTCAACCCTAAACTCCCTCAGCCAGGCCGTAAGTCAGAAAACAGTGgctaaaacagaagaaattttaaaaggtgacATGCTGACCTCCCTCAAGTCACTTAAGGAATCAAGTCAAAAATGGAAAGACTCTAGACAGCCTGATGTCATCCCTGGGGATATTGAGAAAGCTATTGAATGCCTTGACAAGACTGCACATACGAGGACAGAAATACTGAAAAAGGAGCTTATCCTAGATGACCTTGAGGCATCATTAAGGAGTctaaaagaaacacaaagagcTTTCAAAGAGGTAAATAAAAGTGCAGTCAAAGACGATGTGCACACTGTGATGGCAGGCTCCAAAGAAGAGCAGAAAAGAGGGATTCATCAGGTGGCTGTCCAGAGGGACAAGAAAAGCATTCTTCAGCCAAGACCAGGACCCTTTGAGCCAGCAGCCAGGtggcaggagggaggagacattCTCAATCAAACTGTAAACAAATCTTGTCATGGAGATTTAATGGAAGAAAGAACTGAGGTTAATCTTCCAAAAGCCCCCAAAGGCCCTATAAAGATCGTCATAGATCGCGAACAAAACAATGATGCTCTTGAGAAAAACCTTAGAAAACTATCTAATTCACACCAAGTGGGTATCGGTATCTGGACTGATAACACGACAGAGCAACATCTTAGGGATGAACATGTAAGCGGACAGTTGACTTCAACCCTGTCAGTTAGGGAACATCGAAAAACCaaggaagcagagacagagagaggacaGAAGAAGGAGGCTGTCTTTTTGCAATCTACTGATAAAACAACTGGAAAGCAACAGACTGAAACTTCCCAACTGGGGAATGACCACCAGCAGATTGAGGCTTTCCCGGTCAAGTGTTCTAAAAATCCCCAAAACACTAAAACATCAACAGATACACAAAGCTCTAGGCCTGGTTTAACCCAGGCTCCAGTCTACAAGATGGTTGGAGAAACACGTGAGGTTTCAGAGGACTTTCAGAAGCAGACTCTGTTAAAGCAAGAAAAGCAATATTCTAGTAAagatagaatgaaaaagaatgtgacCCCTCAACCAGGGTGGCAGACTTTGCCTGTGAATCAAGACATGTCAgatgtaacagaagcaaaagTCTCCCAAAAAAGCCACAATCAActtaaagcaactgacaaaaagcAGACTGATATTCATCTGAAGAGCCAGGACTTTCTAATGAAGACAAATACCACCAAAGATTTAAAAATGGCAATGGAAATGTCCTTTAATCCAATCAAATTTAACCCTGAAAATAATGCAAAGGAAAATGAGTTCCCTCTTCCACCTccatctccacctcctcctctaCCTTCCAATGCATCATCTGAAATTgaatttcctcttcctcctccacctcctttaATGATGTTGcctgaaaaaaatgtgtttcctccttcactgtcCACTGAGAAGATACAGGCTGAATTTGAAAGTTTTCCAGGCCTCCCTCTTCCTCCACCACCAGAAGATGAGAAATTTGAAAGAGAATGTCTATCCATGTttccaccaccgccccctcctcctccagctccagctctAAAACCAGCAcatctcctttcctcttctgttcAAGAAAAGCATAATGGAACATTCATACAATACTCCCAAGAAGAAGCCTCAAGCTCTCAGGCTAAAATCATAACAGGAAAATCTGGAGGACGTTTGCCACCTCCCACACTCCCCAAGCCCAAGTTCCCCAAGCAGATAGAAGTTGATTTGGAAAATTCTCTGCCAGATACAGAATGTAAAATGACTCCCTCAATGGATCAGAAAAGAGTAATAATGGCAACTAGCAGTGAACACATAGAAACAAAGCAGAACATATCTAGCAAAAGTCTTGATAAAAGAAAACAACGATCTATGGACTCTACGAGGTCTTTTTCACAGGCAGTTCCAGAAAGTTCACCAGCCAAGAAAAAACCTATCGCACCTCTCATAAAATCTCATTCATTTCCAGCAGGTTCAGGGCAGCAAAGTCCAAAACCTTAtatgagaaaatttaaaacaccTTTAATGATTGCTGAAGAAAAATATAGGCAACAAAGAGAAGAgcttgaaaaccagagacagggGAGTTCAGGCTACAACATAGTCAGAACAGAGAGCCAAAATCAAAACATATCAGAGCTGAAAAAGGACGTGCTGTTACAAAATACAAAGGAGGAGGTCCCCCTGACTGCAATGGATTCAGAGGTCACTGTGGCCCAGACAAACCCAGTCTCTCAAAGTCTTTCTCAAGAACTAGGGGTCTGTACAGATAACCAGATTTCCACAACACCGGCAGTGACATTCTCTGCCAAGAGGCTCCAACATGTTCCAGCAACCTTGGAAGGCAAAGATACCATGAAAAAGGAAGTTTTGCAAAACTCAAAGGATATGATCCAATCTAAATCAGCTTGTGAAATTAAACACAGTCAGCAAGAATGTAGGACCCAGCAAACACAACAGAAGCATCTGGAGCACTTGCACTTGCCCCAAAGCAAACCAGTTTCCCCCAGTTTCAAAGTTAAAACCATCAAGGTTCCAATTCTAGATCATAAGTTAAATGAAACAAGCCACAGTTATGAAAGTCATAAAAAGCAATCTGAAGTTGATATTCAAACCATTACCAAACAACAGTACCAGGAAACTGAGAGAACAGAAGCAAGGACTGAAGGTAGTAGCAATAAGCAGTCAGTGACTGAAAAATATTATCAATTACCTGCGAAGGAAAAGAGAGCAACAATACAGTTGCCTACAGAAACCACAGGGAAAAGCCATGAAAGTAATGTCAAAATAGTTCATGAGAAGCAAAGAGAATTTAGAGAATCTGAGAGTGGGAAACCtctaggaagtgaagaaacaatTCAGGGACCGCCGATGATTGGCCCAAAGAAAGAAAGTCTAATAGTTGAAGCAAAACAAGAACACTTGAATAAATCAGCTCAGAAGGTAGTCGAACAAAAGGTTGCTGAGGCACATCTTGATTCTCAGACTCAGAATTTTCAGCAAACACATATACAGTCTTTTGAAAGTCAAGTTGAACATAAAAAATTGCCCCAGCCAAATAATCATCTTCAGGAAGAAAAATATCTTGGCGTCAAGGGCACACAACAGAAACAAGTCTTTTCTAATACTAAAGAGTCAAAGCAAGAGATTACACAGAACAaatctttattttcctctgtgaaAGAATCCCAGCAGGATGATGGAAAACGTGCTATAAATGTATTGGAATTCTTGAGAAAACGTGAAGAACTACAACAGATTCTGTCTAGGGTAAAAGAGTTTGAAGCAGAGCCAGATAAAAATGGCCTTAAGACATTTCAGATGCTGTTAAATATTATTCCAGTATGGCTATtaagtgaagaaaaaagagaatatgGAGTTCGCATTGCTATGGAGAATAACAtagaaaaaatcaaagaagaaataacacaGATTAAGACTCAGGCAGAGGACATGCTTGTGTCCTGTGAAAATACAATTCAAACGGCCATGATATCATCTAAAGcaggaaagcagagaaataaagCTACCAGTCTTAATGAAACATTATCTAAAGTGTCTAATGCTAATGTCAGTTATAATAAAAATACCcagcagaaagaaaatacaattgtGGAAAAAGCAGAGCACCACCAAGTAGCAACTCATCAAGAAACTACTGCTCATCATCAAGTGAAAACGCATCAGGAAATTAAACTAGATGATGCCAAGGTTCCTCCTCCATCTTTAAAAACACGCCCACCGTCACCAACTTTCATAACGATCGAGTCTACCGCCCGGCGAACACAAACCTCTCCTAAGGATGAGCTTTCCCAGTCCCCTAAAAAGGACAGTTTTGCTGAACCATCACCAAAACCGTCACAACCAACTAGAATCCTCAGAGCAAGTATCTCCCCTTCGCCACCCAAGAGTCGTTCTGAACAACTTGTGAAACTCAAAGACACCACTGCGAAGTTATCCAGAGGGATCATCCCATGTTCATCGATAACCCCGGTTCCCATTGTGGAGAAGAGGTCTGAGATCATCACGTCTCCTGCAACACTTCGCCGTCAAATTAAGATAGAGGCTCGTGGTAGGGACTCTCCACCTACAATCACAATACCTATAACTGTCAATCATGCTGATAGTGGTTCTTTCAAAGAATCCATGGAAGCTCAAGAGGAAGTAAGGAAAGTAGAGAAAAGGTCGACTTACATTCACAAAGATGGAGTAAATTCCGCTAAAGACATAGTGCCAGATACTGAGAGTTTTGACGCAGTGGAAATCATCCGCAAAGTCGAAGGACCTCGCCTGGCAGAGCACGCGCAGAGATACGAAGCAGCCAACAGGACTGTTGAAATGGCTGAAAATTTCGTGAGTGACCATgaaaatgacataaacagatggttCAGGGGATTTGAGGATGGCCTAAGTTTTGACACACAGTCAAATAGAAGAGTTTATGTAAATGGAGAAGCAAATCGTAATATAAAGCAAGAAAGCCATTCATTTAAGGAGGAATTTGGATTGACATCTTCAGAAAGCACTAGCTTTACGGGTTTTTCTCACAGTCGTCCTAGAGAGCGACAAGAAATGATGCCTGTTAAGCTGCCCAGCATACGCTCTGAAACAAGGTCTCTCAGTGAACATTTCTCAGGTCTGGATGCATTTGAGAGTCAGGTTGTAGGGTCGAAGACGACGGTCTCTTCGTCACATGGTTCAGAAGCTGGCAGATCTCGCTTTGACTTCAAGCACGCCCCACCCACCTATGAGGATGTCATCGCTGGCCACATTTTAGATGTTTCTGATTCACCTAAAGAACTCAGGAGGAATTTTCATCAGACTTggcaggagagtgaaagagttatTAAAAACTTGGGATATACAACCTCAGATGCTTCTGCAACAGAGATGGAAACCACCTTCCAAGAGGAATCTGCATTTATACGTG aaactgcaactccaagacaaggaaatATGTATACTTTGTCGAAAGACAGTTTATCCAATGGAGTGCCTAGTAGCAGACAGGCAGAGTTTTCATAA